A genomic region of Ictidomys tridecemlineatus isolate mIctTri1 chromosome 10, mIctTri1.hap1, whole genome shotgun sequence contains the following coding sequences:
- the Rcc1l gene encoding RCC1-like G exchanging factor-like protein isoform X1: MASAALARLGRRLTGPGQGRGHWTAAGRSRSRREAAEAEAEAPVLQYVGERAARADRVFVWGFSFSGALGVPSFVLPRVAPATRARPPRRRVQPLPYRLELPQRISSAACGYGFTLLSSRTKDITKVWGMGLNKDSQLGFQRSRRDKARGYEYVLEPSPVPLPLDRPQETRVLQVSCGRAHSLVLTDSEGVFSMGNNSYGQCGRKVVENEVYSESHKIHRMQDFDGQVVQVVCGQDHSLFLTDRGEVYSCGWGADGQTGLGHYDVTSVPTKLGGDLAGVKVVQVATYGDCCLAVSADGGLFGWGNSEYLQLASVTESTQVNVPRCLPFSGVGTVKQAACGGTGCALLNGEGHVFVWGYGILGKGPSLVESALPERIPPTLFGLTEFNPDIQVSLIRCGLSHFAALSNKGELFVWGKNLRGCLGIGRLDDQYFPWRVTMPGEPVDMACGVDHMVTLAKSFI, from the exons ATGGCGTCGGCGGCGCTGGCTCGGCTGGGGCGGCGGCTGACGGGCCCGGGGCAGGGGCGCGGGCACTGGACGGCGGCCGGGCGCTCCCGGAGCCGGCGCGAGGCGGCCGAGGCCGAGGCCGAGGCGCCGGTGCTGCAGTATGTGGGAGAGCGCGCGGCCCGAGCGGACCGCGTCTTCGTGTGGGGCTTCAGCTTCTCGGGGGCGCTAGGCGTGCCCAGCTTCGTGCTGCCCAGAGTCGCGCCTGCCACGCGTGCCCGCCCGCCGCGCCGGAGGGTGCAGCCGCTGCCCTACCGCTTGGAGCTGCCGCAGAGG ATCTCCTCTGCGGCCTGTGGCTATGGAttcacactgctgtcctccagGACCAAGGACATCACCAAGGTGTGGGGCATGGGGCTCAACAAGGACTCCCAGCTCGGGTTTCAGAGGAGCCGGAGGGACAAAG CCAGGGGCTACGAGTACGTCCTGGAGCCGTCGCCCGTCCCGCTGCCCCTGGACAGGCCTCAGGAGACCCGGGTGCTGCAGGTGTCCTGTGGCAGGGCGCACTCCCTGGTCCTGACGGACAGTGAGGGAG TGTTCAGCATGGGGAACAACTCGTATGGGCAGTGTGGCCGGAAGGTCGTGGAGAATGAAGTGTACAG TGAAAGTCACAAGATCCACAGGATGCAGGACTTTGATGGGCAGGTGGTCCAG GTGGTCTGCGGACAGGATCACAGCCTGTTCCTCACGGATCGAGGCGAGGTCTACTCCTGTGGATGGGGCGCCGATGGGCAGACAG GTCTCGGTCACTACGATGTCACCAGCGTGCCCACCAAGCTGGGAGGGGACCTTGCCGGAGTGAAGGTCGTGCAGGTCGCCACCTACGGGGACTGCTGCCTGGCCGTGTCAGCAGACGGAGGCCTCTTTGGTTGGGGGAACTCGGAGTACCTGCAGCTGGCCTCTGTCACCGAGTCCACTCAG GTGAACGTCCCTCGGTGCCTACCCTTCTCAGGAGTGGGGACTGTGAAGCAGGCGGCCTGCGGGGGCACCGGCTGTGCCTTATTGAACG GGGAAGGACACGTGTTTGTCTGGGGCTACGGAATCCTTGGCAAAGGACCCAGCCTCGTGGAAAGTGCCCTTCCGGAGAGGATCCCGCCCACGCTCTTCGGCCTGACCGAGTTCAACCCGGACATCCAGGTCTCCCTCATCCGCTGTGGGCTCAGCCACTTTGCTGCCCTTTCTA ACAAGGGCGAGCTGTTCGTGTGGGGCAAGAACCTCCGTGGGTGCCTGGGGATCGGCCGCCTGGACGACCAGTACTTCCCCTGGAGG GTGACGATGCCCGGTGAGCCCGTGGACATGGCCTGTGGTGTGGACCACATGGTGACCCTGGCCAAGTCGTTCATCTGA
- the Rcc1l gene encoding RCC1-like G exchanging factor-like protein isoform X2 — MKLCPPSRQNDPSWSLSGWLWLVISSAACGYGFTLLSSRTKDITKVWGMGLNKDSQLGFQRSRRDKARGYEYVLEPSPVPLPLDRPQETRVLQVSCGRAHSLVLTDSEGVFSMGNNSYGQCGRKVVENEVYSESHKIHRMQDFDGQVVQVVCGQDHSLFLTDRGEVYSCGWGADGQTGLGHYDVTSVPTKLGGDLAGVKVVQVATYGDCCLAVSADGGLFGWGNSEYLQLASVTESTQVNVPRCLPFSGVGTVKQAACGGTGCALLNGEGHVFVWGYGILGKGPSLVESALPERIPPTLFGLTEFNPDIQVSLIRCGLSHFAALSNKGELFVWGKNLRGCLGIGRLDDQYFPWRVTMPGEPVDMACGVDHMVTLAKSFI, encoded by the exons ATGAAGCTGTGTCCACCCTCACGTCAGAATGACCCGTCTTGGTCACTGTCTGGATGGCTATGGCTTGTG ATCTCCTCTGCGGCCTGTGGCTATGGAttcacactgctgtcctccagGACCAAGGACATCACCAAGGTGTGGGGCATGGGGCTCAACAAGGACTCCCAGCTCGGGTTTCAGAGGAGCCGGAGGGACAAAG CCAGGGGCTACGAGTACGTCCTGGAGCCGTCGCCCGTCCCGCTGCCCCTGGACAGGCCTCAGGAGACCCGGGTGCTGCAGGTGTCCTGTGGCAGGGCGCACTCCCTGGTCCTGACGGACAGTGAGGGAG TGTTCAGCATGGGGAACAACTCGTATGGGCAGTGTGGCCGGAAGGTCGTGGAGAATGAAGTGTACAG TGAAAGTCACAAGATCCACAGGATGCAGGACTTTGATGGGCAGGTGGTCCAG GTGGTCTGCGGACAGGATCACAGCCTGTTCCTCACGGATCGAGGCGAGGTCTACTCCTGTGGATGGGGCGCCGATGGGCAGACAG GTCTCGGTCACTACGATGTCACCAGCGTGCCCACCAAGCTGGGAGGGGACCTTGCCGGAGTGAAGGTCGTGCAGGTCGCCACCTACGGGGACTGCTGCCTGGCCGTGTCAGCAGACGGAGGCCTCTTTGGTTGGGGGAACTCGGAGTACCTGCAGCTGGCCTCTGTCACCGAGTCCACTCAG GTGAACGTCCCTCGGTGCCTACCCTTCTCAGGAGTGGGGACTGTGAAGCAGGCGGCCTGCGGGGGCACCGGCTGTGCCTTATTGAACG GGGAAGGACACGTGTTTGTCTGGGGCTACGGAATCCTTGGCAAAGGACCCAGCCTCGTGGAAAGTGCCCTTCCGGAGAGGATCCCGCCCACGCTCTTCGGCCTGACCGAGTTCAACCCGGACATCCAGGTCTCCCTCATCCGCTGTGGGCTCAGCCACTTTGCTGCCCTTTCTA ACAAGGGCGAGCTGTTCGTGTGGGGCAAGAACCTCCGTGGGTGCCTGGGGATCGGCCGCCTGGACGACCAGTACTTCCCCTGGAGG GTGACGATGCCCGGTGAGCCCGTGGACATGGCCTGTGGTGTGGACCACATGGTGACCCTGGCCAAGTCGTTCATCTGA
- the Rcc1l gene encoding RCC1-like G exchanging factor-like protein isoform X3 encodes MGLNKDSQLGFQRSRRDKARGYEYVLEPSPVPLPLDRPQETRVLQVSCGRAHSLVLTDSEGVFSMGNNSYGQCGRKVVENEVYSESHKIHRMQDFDGQVVQVVCGQDHSLFLTDRGEVYSCGWGADGQTGLGHYDVTSVPTKLGGDLAGVKVVQVATYGDCCLAVSADGGLFGWGNSEYLQLASVTESTQVNVPRCLPFSGVGTVKQAACGGTGCALLNGEGHVFVWGYGILGKGPSLVESALPERIPPTLFGLTEFNPDIQVSLIRCGLSHFAALSNKGELFVWGKNLRGCLGIGRLDDQYFPWRVTMPGEPVDMACGVDHMVTLAKSFI; translated from the exons ATGGGGCTCAACAAGGACTCCCAGCTCGGGTTTCAGAGGAGCCGGAGGGACAAAG CCAGGGGCTACGAGTACGTCCTGGAGCCGTCGCCCGTCCCGCTGCCCCTGGACAGGCCTCAGGAGACCCGGGTGCTGCAGGTGTCCTGTGGCAGGGCGCACTCCCTGGTCCTGACGGACAGTGAGGGAG TGTTCAGCATGGGGAACAACTCGTATGGGCAGTGTGGCCGGAAGGTCGTGGAGAATGAAGTGTACAG TGAAAGTCACAAGATCCACAGGATGCAGGACTTTGATGGGCAGGTGGTCCAG GTGGTCTGCGGACAGGATCACAGCCTGTTCCTCACGGATCGAGGCGAGGTCTACTCCTGTGGATGGGGCGCCGATGGGCAGACAG GTCTCGGTCACTACGATGTCACCAGCGTGCCCACCAAGCTGGGAGGGGACCTTGCCGGAGTGAAGGTCGTGCAGGTCGCCACCTACGGGGACTGCTGCCTGGCCGTGTCAGCAGACGGAGGCCTCTTTGGTTGGGGGAACTCGGAGTACCTGCAGCTGGCCTCTGTCACCGAGTCCACTCAG GTGAACGTCCCTCGGTGCCTACCCTTCTCAGGAGTGGGGACTGTGAAGCAGGCGGCCTGCGGGGGCACCGGCTGTGCCTTATTGAACG GGGAAGGACACGTGTTTGTCTGGGGCTACGGAATCCTTGGCAAAGGACCCAGCCTCGTGGAAAGTGCCCTTCCGGAGAGGATCCCGCCCACGCTCTTCGGCCTGACCGAGTTCAACCCGGACATCCAGGTCTCCCTCATCCGCTGTGGGCTCAGCCACTTTGCTGCCCTTTCTA ACAAGGGCGAGCTGTTCGTGTGGGGCAAGAACCTCCGTGGGTGCCTGGGGATCGGCCGCCTGGACGACCAGTACTTCCCCTGGAGG GTGACGATGCCCGGTGAGCCCGTGGACATGGCCTGTGGTGTGGACCACATGGTGACCCTGGCCAAGTCGTTCATCTGA